GACGGACTGGGACTCGCCGCTGTCCTGGCACGCGGAGCAGGCGCTGGCGGCGATCCGGGCGCTGGTCTTCGAGGGCCGGGCCGAGGTGCCGGTGTACTCGATCCCGGACAACGGCCGGGCGGGCAGCCGCCTGCTGGAGCTGGACGGCGCGGCGGGCTTCGTCGCGGAGGGGATCTTCGCCGCCGAGCTGGTGCGCCGGTGCGCGGCCGAGGGCCTGCTGGGCGACGCGCTGTGCCTGCGCAACAAGCCGGCCACGACGGCCTGGCGGCGGTTCCGGCGGGACGTCCGGGAGGGCCGCAAGTCGGTGCCGTACCTGGTGCGCCGGGGCCTGCGGCTGATGCGGGCCGAGCGCGGCATCGTGGCCCGGCAGGTGGAGCTGGGCTCGTACGCCTGCTCGGGCCTGGAGGCGGGCCGGCGGATCGCCGCGGTGGCCCGGCAGCTGCCCGCCGAACTGGTCTGAGCGGCCCCCGGCAGTAGGACGACGGGAGCGGGCGGGGCCCCGGTGCCGTTTCCCCCGCACCGGGGCCCCGCCCGTTCCGTCCGGGTCCGGGACTTCCCCCCGCGGCCGTCTCCCCCGAGTCGGCCGCCGCGTCCCGTGCCCTTCCCCCCTGTTCCCCCTCTTTCCCCCCGCTGCCCGTCCCCCGACGGGAGTCCTGTGCGCCGTGCGCGGCTCAGCGGCCGGCGCGGCTCAGCGGCCGGCGCGGCTCAGGCGACCAGCTCGCCGAAGGCGTGCACGGTGTCGCCGGAGCGGTTGAGCTGCTCGTCCTCGCGCATCCGGCGCAGCGCGCGCCAGATGGAGCTCTTCACGGTGCCGACGCTGATGCCGAGGATGTCGGCGATCTCCGGGTCGGTGCGGCCCTCGTAGTAGCGCAGCACGAGCATGGTGCGCTGGTTCTCGGGCAGCTTGGCGAGCGCCTGCCAGAGCACGGCGCGCAGCTCGGTGCCGCCCATCGCGTCGGTGTCGCCGGCGTGCTCGGGGAGTTCCTCGGTCGGGTACTCGTTGACCTTGCGGCGGCGCCAGGCGGAGATGTGCAGGTTGGTCATGGTGCGGCGGAGGTACCCGCCGACGGCGGCCTTGTCGGTGATCCGGCCCCAGGCGCGGTAGGTGGAGAAGAGCGCGCTCTGCAGCAGGTCCTCGGCCTCGTAGCGGTCGCCGGTGAGGTGGTAGGCGGTGGCGTACAGGGAGGCGCGGCGCTCGCGGACGTACGCGGTGAACTCGGCGATGTCGCGCGCCTCGTCCGCCTCGGCGGCCGGGTGCTCCCCCTGCGCGCCCCCCTGGTCGGCCTGCTCACCCCGGAAGGTCTGCGGCGCGAGCCGCAGCGTCCGGCCCGCCACCGGGTTCCCGGTCCGGTGGTGGACGGTGTCCCCGCTCCTGGTCCCCACGACCGGGCGACGGGTCCCGGCGTTGTGCGCGCACCCCCGGACGAGCACGGTGCCGGCGTTCTCCTCCTCGTGCCGCGGCCGGTTGGCGCCGAGGACGGCGGAACGCGGCCCGGCGTTTCGGGTCGTCAGCGTTGCGGTCATCGGGCACCCCCATGGTCGGTACGAGCGGATCTGCGCCGCCGCGGCTCCGGGCGTCGGCCCGGCGCCGTTCTGCGGCGACGAGGAAAATCCTGCCGTCCGCGCGTCATGGCGGTGTCCGCCGACTGTCACAGGGCTGTCACAAGGAGGGCGGTCCGTGACGGTCGGGCGCCCCGCGAATCCGGACGCCGGAGCCGCGCGGTCCGGTTCCCGGTGCGCCGGGGGTCACCCGGGTGGGTGCTTCCGGAGGCGGGGTGGGACACAATGACCCCCGTGTCTTTCCTGCTTCTGATCGAGGACGACGACGCCATTCGCACCGGCCTCGAACTCGCCCTCACCCGCCAGGGTCACCGGGTGGCCGCCGCCGCGTCCGGCGAGGACGGCCTGCGCCTGTTCAAGGAGCAGCGCCCGGACCTGATCGTGCTCGACGTGATGCTGCCCGGCATCGACGGCTTCGAGGTGTGCCGGCGCATCCGCCGCACCGACCAGCTGCCGATCATCCTGCTGACCGCGCGCTCCGACGACATCGACGTGGTGGTCGGCCTGGAGTCCGGCGCCGACGACTACGTGGTGAAGCCGGTGCAGCCCCGGGTGCTGGACGCCCGGATTCGCGCGGTGCTGCGCCGCGGCGAGCGGGAGAACTCGGACTCGGCGGCGTACGGCGGCCTGGTGATCGACCGTTCGGCGATGACCGTCACCAAGGACGGCCAGGACCTCCAGCTGACCCCGACCGAGCTGCGGCTGCTGCTGGAGCTGAGCCGCCGCCCCGGGCAGGCGCTCTCCCGCCAGCAGCTGCTGCGGCTGGTGTGGGAGCACGACTACCTGGGCGACTCCCGGCTGGTGGACGCCTGCGTGCAGCGGCTGCGGGCGAAGGTCGAGGACGTGCCCTCCGCGCCGACCCTGATCCGGACCGTCCGCGGCGTCGGCTACCGGCTCGACCCCCCGCGCGTGACACTTCCCCTCCGACTGGTGAGCCCTTCGTGACCGACCATCAGACCGCGCCGCGCCGGGCCCGTTCGGCGTCCTGGCGGCGGCTCAGTTCGCTGCGGGTCCGGCTGATCGCGGTGTTCGCCGCGGTCGCGCTGGTCACCGCCGTCTCCGCGTCCGGCATCGCCTACTGGCTGAACCGCGACGCGGTGCTCAAGCGCGCCCAGGACACCGCGCTGAACGACTTCCGCGGTTCGCTGACCCGGAACGTCTCGCAGCTGCCGCTGCACCCGTCCTGCGCGGACCTGCGGGCGCTGGCGGTGCAGGTGGCCAGCTCCGGGCTGGCGTACGACGTGGTGGTGGTGGACGACTCGGTGCCGGACTGCACCGCGTCCTCCGACCCGATCGCGTTCGGCCTGCGCCAGGTGCCGGCCGCGCTGCTCACCGCGGTGAACAAGCCGCGCGAGACCGGCCCCGGCAACCCGTACCAGTACCACCTGTACTGGCAGCGGGTGAACCTGGCCGGGCCGTACGTGGTCGGCGGGACGAAGGTGGTGCCGGGCGGGCCGACCGCCTACATGTTCAAGTCGCTGCAGAACGAGCGGGCCGACCTGAACACCCTGGGCGTCTCGTTGGCGATCGCCACCCTGCTGGCCCTGGTCGGCTCGGCGCTGCTCGCCCAGGCCGCCTCGGCGACCGTGCTGCGGCCGGTGCGCCGGCTCGGGGACGCCGCCCGGCGGCTCGGCGAGGGCGAGCTGGACACCCGGCTCGACGTCGAGGGAAACGACGAACTCGCCGACCTGGCACGGACGTTCAACCGCACTGCGGAGTCGCTGTCGGAGCAGGTCGCGGAGCTGAGCGCGCGCGAGGCGCAGTCCCGCCGGTTCGTCGCCGACATGTCGCACGAGCTGCGCACCCCGCTGACCGCGATGACCGCCGTCACCGACATCCTGGAGGACGAGGCCGACGTCCTCGACCCGATGATCGAGCCGGCCGTGCGGATCGTGGTCTCCGAGACCCGCCGGCTCTCCGGCCTGGTGGAGAACCTGATGGAGGTGACCCGGTTCGACGCGGGCACCGCCAAGCTGGTCGCCGACGAGGTCGACATGGCCGACCTGATCATGTCCTGCATCGACGGCCGGGCCTGGTACGACGCGGTCGAACTGGACGCGCCGCGCGGCATCCTGGCCGTGGTCGACCCGCGCCGCCTGGACGTGGTGTTCGCCAACCTGATCGGCAACGCGCTCAAGCACGGCGGCTCCCCGGTGAAGGTGAAGGTCCGCCAGGACGACGAGGCGCACACCGTGGTGGTGTCGGTCTCCGACGGCGGCCCCGGCATCCCGGAGGACGTGCTGCCGCACGTCTTCGACCGCTTCTACAAGGCCGACAAGGGCCGGGCCCGCTCCGAGGGCAGCGGCCTGGGCCTGTCCATCGCCGAGGCCAACGCCCGCATCCACGGCGGCGACATCACCGCCGCCAACAACCCGGACGGCCCCGGCGCGGTCTTCACCCTCACCCTGCCGCTCACCCAGCCGCCCGCACCCGGGCCGGAGGACCTGCGATGACCGCCCGCCGACTCCCGCTGCTGGCGCTCGGCGCCCTGCTCGCCACCGCCCTGCTGACCGGGTGCGGCATCCGCCCCACCGCCGTCCCGGTCGACGCCGGGGCCCCGGCCAGCCGCACCGCCTGCCCGAACGAGGTCACCGTCCCCCTCGCCCCGGACAGCGCCTCCCCCATCCCCTCCCCGTCCAGTCCCCCGAAACCGAGCCCCACCCCGACGACCGCTGCCACCACGTCCCCCTCCGCCCTGGCCCCGGCCTCGCCCACGACGGGCGGGGTGTTCGGCGCGCCATCCCCCAATCACTGCCCCTGACCGCCCGGCCGGAGAACGACCTCACCGGACTGGCCGCCTCGGCCCACGACCCGCCGAGGCCGACCGGGGCGACGGCTCCGGTCGCCGGGGACCACCGCCCTCAGAAGGCTTTTTCACGATCGCGTCACGAGATTCCAGGATGTCAGGGAATATAACCTGGATGCCAATCCAGACTCTCCACTGCAGCCAATTCACTGCACTCAAGGAAGGCCATCAATCGAACCATTTCCGACGGTGAATCGTAGGAAATATGACGTGACTCCACGTGGCCGTCTTCCAGGTATTCGAAAATCAGCGCCCCACTCTGGAACGCCGAGATAGACCGTGAATCTTCGTCTTCACAAATGGAGACATTTGGATGTTCGACGTCGATCGGAATATCCAACTCTCCCACAAGGAGAGCAATGACTGATTCACTCCCCTTTTCCATTTTTCCACCTTTTTGGGTGACGGTGGAAGTCATCAGCACCTCGTCTCAGTTTGGCGGTGCGCCATTGAGGATCGCCCACTCCGCATACCCTCCCGGACCCGCCAGGATGGAGCAAGCTCTACCAGACGGAGCCAGGCCGGCGTTGAGGCTCGGTGGCCAGCCCCCCCCCCGTTACCGTCTTCGTGGCTCCGCAATGGGGTCACCGGCCTTCGGGTCCGGCATGACTTCCCCCCCTTGTTGTCCATGATCCGAGGGGTGGTGTCACCGCGCCCGAAGGCATCGACGGACCGCTGATGAGGGGCTTGAGCACCGGCTTCACCCCGGGCCGGAAGAGCTCTCCGTAACGTGGATGTGGCAGCTCGGTGCCCAGGCAAGGCCGGACGAGAAGTGTGACGGAGGGGCCTGCACGTGATCGACACCGGCGACATCGACGTCTTCCTCGGCCTGGACGTCGGCAAGGGCGAACACCACGCCACAGCCGTCACCCCGGCCGGGAAGAAGGCGTTCGACAAGCGTCTGCCCAACACCGAGCCCAAGCTCCGCGAGCTGTTCGCCAAGCTGCAGGCCAAGCACGGGACGGTGCTGGTCGTGGTCGACCAGCCGGCCTCGATCGGCGCTCTGCCGCTTGCGGTCGCGCGGGCCATGGGCTGCCCGGTCGCCTACCTGCCGGGGCTGACGATGCGGCGGATCGCCGATCTCTATCCGGGCGAGGCGAAGACCGACGCGAGAGACGCGTTCATCATCGCGGACGCGGCCCGGGCGATGCCGCACACGCTGCGGGCCATCGACGGCGAGGACGAGACGATCGCCGAACTGGAGATGATCGTCGGGTTCGACGACGATTTGGCCGGCGAGGCGACCAGGGTCGCAAACCGGCTCCACGGCCTGCTGACCCAGATCCACCCGTCGCTGGAACGGGTGCTGGGGCCGCAGTTGCAGCACCCGGCCGTCCTAGCCCTGCTGGAGCGGTCCGGCTCACCGGCACAGATACACAAGGCGGGCCGTCGGCGGCTGGTCACGCTGCTGCGGCCGAAGGCGCCGAGGATGGCCGAGCGGCTGGTCGAGGAGATCTTCGCCGCGCTGGACGAGCAGACGGTCGTCGTTCCGGGGACCGAGGCGGCCGCGCTGATCGTCCCGAGCCTGGCCGGATCCCTGGCTGCCGTCCTCGACCAGCGCAAACTGCTGGCCGAGCGGATCGAGGAACTCCTGGAGGACCACCCCCTGTCGAAGGTCCTGACCTCGATGCCGGGAGTCGGCGTCAGGACCGGAGCCCGGATCCTGATCGAGGTCGGCGACGGCAGCACGTTCCCGACCGCCGGCCACCTCGCCGCCTACGCAGGCCTCGCCCCGGCGACCCGGAGCTCGGGGTCCTCGATCCGCGGCGAACAGCCCTCCAGGAGAGGGAACAAGCAGCTCAAACGGGCCTTCTTCCTCTCCGCGTTCGCGGCCCTGGGCGACCCGGCATCGCGGGCCTACTACGACAAGAAGATCACCCAGGGCAAGCACCACACCCAGGCCCTGCTCTGTCTCGCCAGACGCCGGGCCGACGTCCTCTTCGCCATGCTCCGCGACGGAACCTTCTACGAACCCCGGCCCACCGCCACGGTCTGAGTCACCGAGATCCCGAATCCCCACAGACCGGACAGTCGTACTCGTCGACCGAGTCCAGGGCGACCGGGTGGCCGCAGAAGTCACACGGCCGCAAGCCCTCATCAGCGGACACCCGGACAATCGACTCGTCTTCCATGCCCGTCACAGTGCCAGGCGCTCCCTCGAACCCATCACCGACCCCCTTGACCAAACACATAGGGGCACCCCCCCCGAAATCCGCCTGTATCACCGGTAAGTTCATGCTGCCACGTCCGGCTCCGCCTGCACCGGGACC
This is a stretch of genomic DNA from Kitasatospora fiedleri. It encodes these proteins:
- a CDS encoding ATP-binding protein, with protein sequence MSDTPLNRRPISRVILLSGPSGSGKSSLAERSGLPVLQLDDFYKDGDDPTLPQLPDGGGTDWDSPLSWHAEQALAAIRALVFEGRAEVPVYSIPDNGRAGSRLLELDGAAGFVAEGIFAAELVRRCAAEGLLGDALCLRNKPATTAWRRFRRDVREGRKSVPYLVRRGLRLMRAERGIVARQVELGSYACSGLEAGRRIAAVARQLPAELV
- a CDS encoding SigE family RNA polymerase sigma factor, producing MTTRNAGPRSAVLGANRPRHEEENAGTVLVRGCAHNAGTRRPVVGTRSGDTVHHRTGNPVAGRTLRLAPQTFRGEQADQGGAQGEHPAAEADEARDIAEFTAYVRERRASLYATAYHLTGDRYEAEDLLQSALFSTYRAWGRITDKAAVGGYLRRTMTNLHISAWRRRKVNEYPTEELPEHAGDTDAMGGTELRAVLWQALAKLPENQRTMLVLRYYEGRTDPEIADILGISVGTVKSSIWRALRRMREDEQLNRSGDTVHAFGELVA
- a CDS encoding response regulator transcription factor, with amino-acid sequence MSFLLLIEDDDAIRTGLELALTRQGHRVAAAASGEDGLRLFKEQRPDLIVLDVMLPGIDGFEVCRRIRRTDQLPIILLTARSDDIDVVVGLESGADDYVVKPVQPRVLDARIRAVLRRGERENSDSAAYGGLVIDRSAMTVTKDGQDLQLTPTELRLLLELSRRPGQALSRQQLLRLVWEHDYLGDSRLVDACVQRLRAKVEDVPSAPTLIRTVRGVGYRLDPPRVTLPLRLVSPS
- a CDS encoding sensor histidine kinase, producing MTDHQTAPRRARSASWRRLSSLRVRLIAVFAAVALVTAVSASGIAYWLNRDAVLKRAQDTALNDFRGSLTRNVSQLPLHPSCADLRALAVQVASSGLAYDVVVVDDSVPDCTASSDPIAFGLRQVPAALLTAVNKPRETGPGNPYQYHLYWQRVNLAGPYVVGGTKVVPGGPTAYMFKSLQNERADLNTLGVSLAIATLLALVGSALLAQAASATVLRPVRRLGDAARRLGEGELDTRLDVEGNDELADLARTFNRTAESLSEQVAELSAREAQSRRFVADMSHELRTPLTAMTAVTDILEDEADVLDPMIEPAVRIVVSETRRLSGLVENLMEVTRFDAGTAKLVADEVDMADLIMSCIDGRAWYDAVELDAPRGILAVVDPRRLDVVFANLIGNALKHGGSPVKVKVRQDDEAHTVVVSVSDGGPGIPEDVLPHVFDRFYKADKGRARSEGSGLGLSIAEANARIHGGDITAANNPDGPGAVFTLTLPLTQPPAPGPEDLR
- a CDS encoding IS110 family RNA-guided transposase, with the protein product MIDTGDIDVFLGLDVGKGEHHATAVTPAGKKAFDKRLPNTEPKLRELFAKLQAKHGTVLVVVDQPASIGALPLAVARAMGCPVAYLPGLTMRRIADLYPGEAKTDARDAFIIADAARAMPHTLRAIDGEDETIAELEMIVGFDDDLAGEATRVANRLHGLLTQIHPSLERVLGPQLQHPAVLALLERSGSPAQIHKAGRRRLVTLLRPKAPRMAERLVEEIFAALDEQTVVVPGTEAAALIVPSLAGSLAAVLDQRKLLAERIEELLEDHPLSKVLTSMPGVGVRTGARILIEVGDGSTFPTAGHLAAYAGLAPATRSSGSSIRGEQPSRRGNKQLKRAFFLSAFAALGDPASRAYYDKKITQGKHHTQALLCLARRRADVLFAMLRDGTFYEPRPTATV